Proteins found in one Anaeromicrobium sediminis genomic segment:
- the pflA gene encoding pyruvate formate-lyase-activating protein: protein MLGKIHSIETLGLKDGPGIRFVVFFQGCKLRCAYCHNPDTWILNEGKDMSAEELLQKALRFKPYFERSGGGITCSGGDPLLQPEFLIKFLKLCKEHGLHTTVDTAGFGLGNYEEILKYTDLVILDVKHVNRKGYRELVRGNIEEFRRFTEVLRKSNVNLWIRHVVVPGITDGEKHISELKELISEFHNVEKIELLPYHTLGVNKYEIMGIPYRLQGIKPMCREKIKTMEDILISA, encoded by the coding sequence ATGCTAGGGAAAATCCATTCTATAGAAACTTTAGGACTTAAGGATGGTCCAGGTATAAGATTTGTAGTATTTTTTCAGGGGTGTAAACTAAGGTGTGCATATTGTCATAACCCAGATACATGGATTTTAAATGAAGGAAAAGATATGTCTGCCGAAGAACTTTTACAAAAAGCATTAAGGTTTAAGCCATATTTTGAAAGATCAGGAGGGGGCATTACATGCTCTGGAGGGGATCCACTTTTACAGCCGGAATTTTTAATAAAGTTTCTTAAGCTTTGCAAAGAACATGGATTGCATACTACTGTAGACACGGCGGGTTTTGGCTTAGGAAATTATGAAGAAATCTTAAAATATACGGATTTGGTAATTCTTGATGTTAAACATGTAAACAGAAAGGGATATAGAGAACTTGTTAGAGGGAATATTGAAGAGTTTAGGAGATTTACTGAGGTTTTAAGAAAATCTAATGTAAATTTATGGATTAGACATGTAGTTGTACCAGGAATAACTGATGGAGAAAAACATATTAGTGAGTTAAAAGAATTAATCAGTGAGTTTCATAATGTAGAAAAAATAGAACTACTTCCTTATCATACTCTTGGGGTAAATAAATATGAAATTATGGGTATACCATATAGATTACAAGGAATTAAACCCATGTGTAGAGAAAAAATTAAGACAATGGAAGATATACTTATAAGTGCTTAA
- the pflB gene encoding formate C-acetyltransferase: MFKREWAGFNEGNWQEEIDVRDFIVKNYTPYDGDESFLAKPTEKTNKVWEKAHALIIKEIKDGIIDVEVNKVAGINNFAPGYIDKDNETIVGLQTDEPLKRIINPYGGYRMVENSLKSYGFEINPNISKHFNEYRKTHNQGVFDAYTKETKLARNVGLLTGLPDAYGRGRIIGDYRRIALYGIDFLIQKKQKDLSEALGPASEELIRHREEISEQIRALNEIKKMAASYGIDISKPAENAQEAVQFLYMGYLAAVKENNGAAMSLGRNTAFLDCFIERDLKNGVLTEEEAQGLIDQFVIKLRLVRHLRTSEYNDLFAGDPNWITEAMGGIGINGKHHVTKTAYRFLHTLTNLSPAPEPNMTVLWSENLPEKFKKYCTYMSIKTGAIQYENDDIMRPIYGDDYAIACCVSGMQVGKEMQFFGARANLAKALLYAINGGVDEIRLDKEGNRITVIPGIEKMEDEVLDFNKVKKSFWKVIEYIAELYVDTMNTIHYMHDKYAYEAGQLALHDSEIHRYMAFGIAGISIVADSLSALKYAKVKPIRNEEGIAVDFEIIGDFPKYGNDDDRVDELAILVVKKFTTELKKHKTYRNAEHTLSALTITSNVVYGKKTGATPDGRKAGEPLAPGANPMHGRDENGALASLNSVAKIPYREWCQDGISNTFSIVPDALGKTEEDRINNLVNIMDGYFAQSAFHLNVNVLNRETLMDAMENPEKYPTLTIRVSGYAVNFNRLTKSQQLEVISRTFHETM; this comes from the coding sequence ATGTTTAAAAGAGAATGGGCAGGATTCAATGAAGGAAATTGGCAAGAGGAAATAGACGTAAGAGACTTTATTGTTAAGAACTACACTCCATATGATGGAGATGAAAGTTTCTTAGCGAAACCAACTGAAAAAACTAATAAGGTTTGGGAAAAAGCTCATGCTTTAATTATTAAAGAAATTAAAGATGGAATAATAGATGTGGAGGTTAACAAAGTTGCAGGAATTAACAACTTTGCACCAGGGTATATAGATAAAGATAACGAAACAATTGTTGGTCTTCAAACGGATGAACCACTTAAGAGAATCATTAACCCCTATGGTGGATACAGAATGGTTGAAAACTCATTAAAGTCATATGGATTTGAGATTAACCCTAATATATCTAAACATTTTAATGAATATAGAAAAACTCATAACCAGGGTGTATTTGATGCTTATACTAAAGAAACAAAATTAGCAAGGAATGTTGGTCTTTTAACGGGCCTTCCAGATGCTTATGGTAGAGGACGAATCATAGGTGACTACAGAAGAATAGCCCTTTATGGTATTGATTTCTTAATACAGAAAAAACAGAAAGACTTATCTGAAGCTCTAGGACCTGCTAGTGAAGAGTTAATTAGACATAGGGAAGAAATTTCAGAACAAATCAGAGCATTAAATGAAATTAAAAAAATGGCTGCTTCTTACGGTATAGATATTTCTAAGCCAGCTGAAAATGCACAAGAAGCTGTTCAATTCCTATATATGGGATATCTAGCTGCTGTTAAAGAAAACAACGGTGCTGCTATGTCTCTTGGTAGAAACACAGCATTCTTAGACTGTTTCATAGAAAGAGATCTGAAGAATGGAGTTCTAACTGAAGAAGAGGCTCAAGGGCTTATAGATCAATTTGTTATCAAATTAAGGTTAGTAAGACATTTAAGAACTTCAGAATACAATGACTTATTCGCTGGAGATCCTAACTGGATTACAGAGGCTATGGGTGGTATAGGTATCAATGGTAAGCATCATGTAACCAAAACTGCTTACAGATTCTTACACACATTAACTAATTTAAGTCCAGCTCCAGAACCGAACATGACTGTACTATGGTCTGAAAACCTACCTGAAAAATTTAAAAAGTACTGTACGTATATGTCTATTAAAACAGGTGCAATTCAATATGAAAATGATGATATAATGAGACCAATTTACGGTGACGACTACGCTATCGCTTGCTGTGTATCTGGAATGCAAGTGGGTAAGGAAATGCAGTTTTTTGGAGCAAGGGCTAACCTTGCTAAAGCACTTCTTTACGCTATTAACGGTGGTGTAGATGAAATTCGACTTGATAAGGAAGGGAACAGAATTACTGTTATTCCTGGAATAGAAAAAATGGAAGATGAAGTTCTTGATTTTAATAAAGTTAAGAAAAGCTTCTGGAAAGTAATTGAGTATATTGCTGAGTTATATGTTGATACAATGAACACTATCCACTATATGCATGATAAGTACGCTTATGAAGCAGGGCAATTAGCATTACACGATTCTGAAATACACAGATATATGGCATTTGGTATAGCTGGCATCTCAATTGTAGCTGATAGTTTAAGTGCTTTGAAGTACGCTAAAGTTAAACCAATAAGAAATGAAGAAGGAATAGCTGTTGATTTTGAAATTATAGGTGACTTCCCTAAATACGGTAATGATGATGATAGGGTTGATGAATTAGCCATATTAGTTGTTAAGAAGTTTACTACTGAACTTAAGAAGCATAAAACTTACAGAAATGCTGAGCATACTCTATCTGCTTTAACAATTACATCTAACGTAGTTTATGGTAAGAAGACTGGTGCTACACCAGATGGAAGAAAAGCTGGAGAACCTCTAGCACCAGGGGCTAATCCAATGCATGGACGAGATGAAAATGGTGCTTTAGCTTCATTAAACTCTGTAGCTAAAATCCCATATAGAGAGTGGTGTCAAGATGGTATTTCTAACACATTCTCAATAGTGCCTGATGCATTAGGAAAGACTGAAGAGGATAGAATAAATAACTTAGTAAATATTATGGATGGATACTTCGCTCAAAGCGCATTTCATTTAAATGTTAACGTGTTAAACAGAGAAACACTAATGGATGCTATGGAAAACCCAGAAAAATATCCAACGCTAACTATTAGAGTTTCTGGATATGCTGTTAACTTCAACAGATTAACAAAATCTCAACAGCTTGAAGTAATAAGCAGAACATTCCATGAAACTATGTAA
- a CDS encoding metallophosphoesterase, which yields MMRIKVKLIISIVLFLVAFLYYQNNKLSITRINIKSSKVPNEFCGSIILHLSDFHNKKLGNSHDKLVEVVKKVKPDLIVFTGDLIDSRLYNEHIAITLLEQITKIAPVYYVTGNHEWRSGKYGRLKKKIEKCNVTILDDKYHKINRGNDSIYIIGFDDPRKYSRKYKDYIQFKIKVEDLMNEIEADKFKILLSHRPELFSLYCSQNIDLVFSGHAHGGQVRLPFIGGLFSPHQGLFPQYTSGTYKQGNTRMIVSRGIGNSSVAPQRIFNKPEIVIVKVMRK from the coding sequence ATGATGAGAATAAAAGTAAAGTTAATCATTAGTATAGTTTTGTTTTTAGTGGCTTTTCTATACTATCAGAATAATAAACTATCAATAACAAGAATAAATATAAAATCTTCTAAAGTTCCCAATGAATTTTGCGGAAGCATAATTCTACATTTGTCAGATTTCCACAATAAAAAACTAGGGAATAGTCATGATAAATTAGTGGAAGTTGTTAAAAAGGTAAAGCCGGATTTGATAGTATTTACTGGAGATTTAATCGACAGTAGACTTTACAATGAACATATTGCAATTACATTGTTAGAACAAATTACTAAAATAGCACCAGTATATTATGTAACGGGTAATCATGAATGGAGATCTGGAAAGTATGGAAGGCTCAAAAAAAAGATTGAGAAGTGCAACGTAACAATATTAGATGATAAATATCATAAAATTAATAGAGGAAATGATAGTATATATATTATTGGCTTTGATGACCCTAGAAAGTATTCTAGAAAATATAAAGATTATATACAGTTTAAAATTAAAGTGGAAGATTTAATGAATGAAATTGAGGCTGATAAGTTTAAAATTTTACTAAGTCATAGACCAGAGCTATTTTCATTATATTGTTCACAAAATATTGACCTAGTTTTTTCAGGGCATGCTCATGGGGGACAAGTTAGACTCCCTTTTATAGGTGGATTATTTTCACCTCATCAAGGATTATTTCCTCAATACACATCTGGTACTTATAAACAGGGTAATACTAGGATGATTGTAAGTAGAGGAATAGGAAATAGCAGTGTTGCACCACAAAGAATATTTAATAAACCAGAAATAGTGATTGTGAAAGTTATGAGAAAATAA
- a CDS encoding MarR family winged helix-turn-helix transcriptional regulator codes for MNNNSKVSYGEINDLNLHLVIALSRSNQFLQKKNLKSIKKGGLTHSQFGVLEVLYHKGDLRISEIIEKILSTGGNMTVVIDNLQKNDLVKRISDPKDRRATLISITDKGRKLLDDLFPKHVEEIREIFDGLTKEEKKILIMLLKKMSEA; via the coding sequence ATGAATAACAATAGTAAAGTATCATACGGTGAAATTAATGATTTGAATTTACATCTTGTAATTGCTTTGTCCAGATCTAATCAATTCTTACAAAAAAAGAATTTGAAAAGTATTAAAAAGGGAGGATTGACGCATTCTCAGTTCGGAGTGCTTGAAGTATTGTATCATAAGGGGGATCTACGAATTTCTGAAATAATCGAAAAGATTCTATCCACTGGTGGCAACATGACTGTGGTTATAGACAATCTTCAAAAGAATGATTTAGTTAAGAGAATCTCCGATCCTAAGGATAGAAGAGCAACATTAATAAGCATTACAGATAAGGGTAGGAAATTGTTGGATGATTTATTTCCAAAGCATGTAGAAGAAATAAGAGAGATTTTTGATGGGTTGACAAAGGAAGAGAAAAAAATACTTATAATGCTTCTTAAAAAAATGAGTGAAGCATAA
- a CDS encoding DsbA family oxidoreductase: protein MKKKVTIEFFHDVLCSWCYILSPRLRELVKEFPEIEVIHRSFALSKTPEDTIRAFGSMENAKEEIMKHWRASNINDEDKRISTDLMECQDFNYPYSMPGLLGCKAAEIQGGQEAHWNYFDLVQRAHLTEARNIADEEVLYDVAVQVGLNKEKFIKDFNSETVKKMVEDDINLSRQKHVNSVPTIIINGEHKISGALKYDVLKEFISKNYL, encoded by the coding sequence GTGAAAAAGAAAGTGACAATAGAATTTTTTCATGATGTTCTTTGTTCATGGTGCTATATTTTATCACCGAGATTAAGAGAACTAGTTAAAGAGTTTCCTGAAATAGAAGTTATTCATCGTTCCTTTGCCTTATCTAAAACACCAGAGGATACAATTAGAGCATTTGGATCAATGGAAAATGCAAAAGAGGAAATTATGAAGCATTGGAGAGCTTCAAATATAAATGATGAAGATAAAAGAATAAGTACAGACTTAATGGAATGTCAAGATTTCAATTATCCATATTCAATGCCTGGACTATTAGGGTGTAAGGCTGCAGAAATTCAAGGGGGACAAGAGGCACATTGGAATTATTTTGATCTTGTACAAAGGGCACATCTTACAGAAGCAAGAAATATTGCTGATGAAGAAGTTTTATATGATGTGGCAGTGCAAGTAGGACTTAACAAAGAAAAATTTATTAAGGATTTTAATAGTGAAACTGTTAAGAAGATGGTTGAAGATGATATTAACTTATCTAGACAAAAACATGTTAACTCAGTTCCTACAATAATTATTAATGGTGAGCACAAAATATCAGGGGCTTTAAAATATGATGTCCTTAAAGAGTTCATTAGTAAAAATTATTTATAA